DNA sequence from the Methylacidiphilum kamchatkense Kam1 genome:
AGTTGTTGCAAAAACCTGTATTTGTCTTTGAGTGGTAAACTTGTTTAACAATCGCCAGAAACTCTTCATTCTGCTCCAGTGAATACCATTTTCTATTTCATCAACCAGAATGATCCCTTGTGAGAATCTAGAATCGGAAGCTATGAGAAAAATAGTAAGTGATTTGTGAGTACCAGAAGAATAAAGGGTCGAGGGAATTATTAAATCTTGACCCTCTATCTCAAAGAAAACAGCTCCTCTTGGAAAGTCTGGGGGTATCAATGGAAAAATATCTTTGATTTCAGGATATTCTTTTTTAAAAGCATCTAAAAAAACGCTCTCTTCTTTTTTTTCTTTAAGAGACGACAAAATTTTGGCAGACTCGGATGGATCATAAGTGACTGAGGAGCCAAAAAAGAATGTATAGGGCACAATTTCTTTGACCCCTTCTTGAATCATATCAGTATCAGTAAATCCCATCCAGTTTATTTCTTCAGTTTTATTATCTTCTTGGATATGCAATTCTAACCGAGGAAATACATGATCCGGATTGTACACTTTCCTCACCTTAAGATTTTCAGGAGTATTTGGGGTAGAAATAGCATGTTCTTGAAAAGCAGCTGCATAGGGAAGAATGCTGGAATCAGGTGAAGGGTAAAATTTCAGCTCTACCCTCCAGTAAGCCGAATTTTTTTTATTAACCAGAAAAACAATATTAGAACTCGGGTCATTAAAATAGCGTTTTACAGAACTG
Encoded proteins:
- a CDS encoding AAA family ATPase, yielding MRIHSLEITNFRCFKDLALDDLSRINIITGDNAAGKTTILEAIYIACKPNPRAIEWLTPQRIPPSFLQKDYFASSVKRYFNDPSSNIVFLVNKKNSAYWRVELKFYPSPDSSILPYAAAFQEHAISTPNTPENLKVRKVYNPDHVFPRLELHIQEDNKTEEINWMGFTDTDMIQEGVKEIVPYTFFFGSSVTYDPSESAKILSSLKEKKEESVFLDAFKKEYPEIKDIFPLIPPDFPRGAVFFEIEGQDLIIPSTLYSSGTHKSLTIFLIASDSRFSQGIILVDEIENGIHWSRMKSFWRLLNKFTTQRQIQVFATTHSYECLESFVDVMKESAKETEFTIIHAKKDAKTNRFSASVIPGEFAESAIRSRLEIR